A genomic region of Nitrospinota bacterium contains the following coding sequences:
- a CDS encoding flagellar hook basal-body protein, with the protein MIQGISASLSGLRAYINQTTVTSNNIANLNTPGFKASTAVQQSMSNNMGAYTSAVQTTQGQGAMMMTMNSLDMGINGAGYFKVKGANGSVGYTRAGSFSVDSKGKLTDANGNAVQGYKLTTGANGNVTKSGPGDIDVGGSSGGFSVSSNGTVSAMVDGKSQPVAQVELYNFNNPNGLERGGANIYTETAASGQAVSGAAGSGSFGEIVPSSLEMSNVDLAEQMVGLIESSYGFAAQTKMIRATDEMMGSLLDIKT; encoded by the coding sequence ATGATTCAAGGTATAAGCGCCTCGCTTTCGGGACTGCGGGCATATATTAACCAGACGACAGTCACGTCCAACAATATAGCAAACCTCAACACGCCCGGGTTCAAGGCCTCCACCGCCGTGCAACAGTCCATGTCCAACAACATGGGGGCGTACACATCCGCCGTGCAGACCACCCAGGGGCAGGGCGCCATGATGATGACCATGAACTCGCTGGACATGGGGATAAACGGCGCGGGCTACTTTAAAGTGAAGGGGGCCAACGGCTCTGTCGGATACACCCGTGCGGGGAGCTTTTCGGTGGACTCGAAGGGAAAGCTCACGGACGCCAACGGAAACGCCGTGCAGGGATATAAACTGACCACCGGCGCCAACGGAAACGTCACCAAAAGTGGACCGGGGGACATAGACGTTGGCGGGAGCTCCGGCGGATTCTCGGTGTCATCGAACGGGACAGTGTCGGCGATGGTGGACGGCAAGAGCCAGCCTGTGGCCCAGGTGGAGCTATACAATTTCAACAATCCAAACGGTCTGGAGCGCGGCGGCGCCAATATATATACGGAAACGGCCGCATCAGGGCAGGCTGTGTCCGGCGCGGCCGGGTCCGGCTCGTTCGGCGAGATAGTCCCGTCGTCGCTGGAGATGTCCAACGTGGATTTGGCCGAGCAGATGGTGGGGCTTATCGAGTCCAGCTATGGCTTCGCCGCGCAGACGAAGATGATCCGCGCCACCGACGAGATGATGGGCTCCCTGCTGGACATCAAGACGTAG